The genome window TTTAGCTGAATGCGTGCGGTTAAACCAAAAAATTTAGGTTCACTCTTGAGCGTCACGTTATGCATTCGAGCAAGTTCCTCGACCACCCATGCGCCAGCATTGTGACGAGTGCGAGTGTACTCTGGTCCTGGATTCGCTAATCCGACTAATAATTTTATTGGTTGACTCAAGGTGTTGGTCCCTTCGTAAACGAAAAAGCGCCGTATGATAGCACAGAACGACTTCACGGTGCGAGATTACGTGATGTTTGTTTATTCATCGTGATATAAAAAAAGCGCCTTATCCAATGATAAGGCGCTTAAAATCGTCATTAAGGAATGATTATGCGTTAAACATTGCCGAAATGGATTCTTCGTTACTGATGCGACGAATGGCTTCAGCAAGCATGGTCGATAAGGTCAATTGACACACTTTACCTGTTGCTGCCATCTCTTTACTCAAGGTGATTGAGTCAGTGACGATCACTTGGTCTAATACTGAATTTTTGATGTTTTTCGCCGCATCGCCTGAGAAAATGGCGTGAGTTGCATAGGCAAATACGCGCTTAGCGCCGCGATTTTTCAGTGCTTCAGCCGCTTTGCATAACGTGCCACCAGTGTCGATCATGTCATCAACAATAATGCAGTCACGGCCTTCTACGTCACCAATTAGGTTCATTACTTCAGACACATTGGCGCGTGGGCGGCGTTTATCGATAATCGCAATATCAATATCACCCATCGCTTTTGCCGTTGCACGAGCACGGACGACACCGCCTAAGTCTGGAGATACAACAACAGGATCGACAAGTCCGCGAACTTGCATATCTTCAAGAAGTACCGGAGTACCGAAGATATTATCGACAGGGACGTCGAAGAATCCTTGAATTTGTTCTGCATGAAGGTCGATGGTTAAGACGCGGTCAACACCCACGTTAGAAAGGAAGTCTGCAACAACTTTGGCGGTAATTGGCACACGAGCAGAACGGACGCGACGGTCTTGGCGTGCATAGCCGAAGTATGGGATTACAGCCGTAATACGTCCAGCTGAAGCACGGCGCATTGCGTCAATCATTACGACCAACTCCATGAGGTTATCATTGGTTGGAGCACAGGTTGATTGAATAAGAAAAACATCGCTACCACGAACATTTTCATTGATTTGTACCGCGACTTCACCATCGGAAAAACGGGAAACGGTAGCATCACCAAGGGAAATATAGAGACGATCAGCAATACGTTGGGCTAGTTCAGGTGTGGCATTACCAGCAAATAGCTTCATATCAGGCACGGTGGAAACCTCAGGGTTGCGTCCAGTTTTAAATAGAAAGGGTCTTGGTTGTTTCATAAACAACCAGTGCTTCTTTCAACGGCGATGTATTTCGCCCTTGCGCGACAAACGCTGAAACACTATTAGTATCAAGTTTAGCAAGAGCAGTATTGGCTTGTTCCGCGTTAGGAAATTCCGCAAAAATGCAAGATCCAGTACCAGTTAACCTCGACGGCGCATATTGTAGCAGCGATGAAAGTTTATTATCAACCTCTGGATACAGTAATCGGACAATTTTTTCGCAATCGTTTTCGTAAGGTTGTGCTAAAAGTTCAGGCAGCGGGCGCTTAGGCGTATGGCGAGGTAAATCGGGATGGGTAAATACCTCTTTGGTCGAAATCGAGACATTGGGTCGTACGACCAGATACCAAGATTCATTGGGTTGGACTGGCATCAATTGTTCGCCGACACCTTCAGCAAACGCTGCAAATCCTCGAATGAATACGGGGACATCGGCGCCAAGTTTGAGCCCCAACTGTGCTAACTCGTCGTCACTACAGCCAGTATTCCAGAGATGATTGAGTGCCACTAATGTGGTCGCGGCATTCGAAGATCCCCCACCGATTCCGCCGCCCATGGGCAGAACTTTTGTCAGCTCAATATGCGCGCCGCTGCGACATTGGGTATAGGTTTGCAGGGCAACGGCCGCCCGGTAGATAAGGTTCTCTTCTACTGGGACCTCAGGTAAGTCTGGACTGAGTGTAATGGCGGAATCCGAGGTAACCGTGATGGCCAACTCATCGCCATAGTCTAAAAATTGGAAAAGGGTCTGTAATTCATGATACCCATCCTCCCTCTGACCATTGATGTAGAGGAATAAGTTCAATTTTGCCGGAGAGGGCCACTGAGTGGTCACTGTTTTCATTATTGGACGGCCCATTTGCTAATCACAATACGTAGCTTAATCTGCCCTTGAGACAAGGATAAACGCGTTGGAAGGTACAACGGGGTGCCTTGATAAGGGTAAGCACTATAATCCGTATAGTTAACCAGCCAGCGCTTGTGATCGATTGTCGTAATGAGCGAACTCAGCGTATTGTTTTGATTGAGAATATGGTCATCGGAGTCACTTGGTAAACCTAATATCCATTTTTGTAATGGGATGATGGGTAAGCGTAGCCCAGTTAAACGTGCCACTAAAGCTTGCGCATCTTTGTCACGGAAGGTTTTATCATCATAGGTGTGAATCGTTGCGCCATCGTGAGTCATGGTCAGGTGCAAGACGGTTTGACCAAGGAAGTTGGTTAAACGCAAATCGGTATTCTCACCACGTTTACGCCATTGAAAGTTCATGGATTGCCGTTGTTGCGGCGAAATATATCCCATCTTGCCCGACAGTGTATATTGATCGATCTGTGTTAAACGAGCTTGATGCTCGGACCAATCAACTTGGTAATCGGGGGAGTGTGTGACGGAACTGCATCCTGCTAAAAACAGTACAACTAGCGAGAAAAGTAGCGTAATACGTTGGGTGACAAATCTCATTTGTGCATTTCGTCCTTTTGGTGTGTCTTTATTATTAAGCCTATAACGGTGTTTTGGCAAATTATGAGCAGAAAAACGACGGTTCAAACCTCTCGATAGCATGGCGATGAATAGACGTTTTGACTGTTGGATTGTTCTTTTACACCGTAATTTTGAGGGTAAACTATAGCATTGATGTCAGGCCGTGGTGAAAAACAAATTTGATTAGGCTTTCATTCCCAGAGGTCATCAAGTAAAATTCTGCTCTTGATCAATGTTCTTACCTGAGAATTCTCTATCAAATGTCTTTACTTTCTATTGGTATCAATCACAACACGGCGCCTGTTGAACTGCGTGAAAAAGTCGCTTTCGGTCCAGAAAAACTGAAAGATGCTTTGACGCAGTTGTCGGATAGTGCCTATGTGAATGGAGGCGTTATCGTATCGACCTGCAATCGCACTGAGCTCTACTGTGATGTCAAGAATGCCAGTAAGAATAAGCTCATTGATTGGTTATCCAGCTTCCATGATGTTCCTCCGGAAGAAATCAAACCCAGCCTATACGTGCATGAAGAGCAAGCGGCGATTCGTCATTTGATGCGCGTCTCTTGTGGTTTAGATTCATTGGTGTTGGGTGAGCCGCAAATTTTGGGTCAGGTAAAACAAGCGTATGCCGATGCAAGAGAGCAAAATGCGGTCGATCCAGCGATAGAAAAATGGTTCCAAAAAGCCTTTTCGGTGGCGAAACGGGTCCGAACGGAAACCGACATTGGTGGTAACGCGGTATCGGTGGCTTATGCTACGTGTACCTTGGCCAAGCACATTTTTGACTCGTTGAAAGATGCAACCGTATTGTTGGTCGGGGCGGGAGACACGATAGAGTTGGTGGCGACTCATCTAGTCAGTCATCAGTGTAAGCGCATCATTGTGGCCAACCGGACTCGTGAGCGGGGGATGGCTCTGGCAGAAAGTGTCAACGGAGAAGTCATTGCCCTCAATGAAATTCCTGACCACCTTGCCAGCGCGGATATTGTGATCAGTTCAACGGCCAGTCCCTTGCCGATCATCGGTAAGGGGATGGTTGAAGCCGCAGTTAAAGCGCGGCGCCACAAGCCCATGTTGCTTATTGATATTGCGGTTCCTCGTGATGTGGAATCTCAGGTGGGGGATATCGATGATGTATACTTGTATACCGTGGATGATTTGCAGTCCATTATTGATAGTAATATGGCGCAAAGAAAAGTCGAAGCGGTACAAGCTGAAAGCATCGTCAGCGAAGAAAGCGCCGAATTTATGGGCTGGATGCGATCCTTGCAGGCAGTCGACAGTATCCGCGATTACCGTACCAAGGCGAACGATACTCGCGAAGAATTGTTGGCAAAAAGCATGCAAGCCTTAGCGTCTGGCGCCGATCCAGAAAAATTGTTAATTGAGCTCAGCAATAAATTGACGAATAAATTGATTCATGCTCCAACGCGCGCTTTACAGGCGGCTGCCCAGCATGGTGAGCCAGAAAAATTAGCGGTCATACGACAAAGTTTGGGTCTTGATGACCCTCAATAAGATATCAATTGTAAAGTTAAGAAGAGACTATGAAAGCGTCGATTTTAGTAAAGCTTGAAACCCTAGTAGAACGATATGAAGAAGTTCAGTATCTGCTAGGTGATCCAGAGGTCATTGGGGATCAAAATAAATTCCGAACTCTGTCGAAAGAGTATTCTCAGTTAGAAGAAGTCACCAAATGCTTTCAAGCATACCAACAAGCGCAACAGGATTTAGAAGCCGCTCAAGAAATGGCTAACGAAGACGATGCTGAGATGCGCGAAATGGCAGAAGAAGAAGCCAAAGACGCCGAGCAACTGATTGCGAAATTAGCGTCGGATCTTGAAGTCTTATTGCTCCCTAAAGATCCCAATGATGACCGCAACTGTTTCCTTGAAATCCGTGCTGGAGCCGGCGGTGATGAAGCGGGGATTTTTGCCGGAGATTTGTTCCGTATGTACAGCCGTTTTGCTGAGAAAAAAGGCTGGAAAGTGGAAGTCATGTCAGCGAGTGAGTCTGAACATGGCGGGTACAAGGAAATGATCGCGAAAGTCGCCGGAGAAGGTGTCTATGGCGTGTTGAAATTCGAATCGGGAGGACATCGAGTCCAACGAGTACCTGAAACTGAATCACAAGGCCGCGTGCATACCTCGGCGTGTACCGTTGCTGTGATGCCTGAAATACCGGAAGCAGAAGTGCCTGAATTGCGTACAGGAGACTTACGCATTGATACCTTCCGCTCATCAGGCGCAGGTGGTCAGCACGTCAACACGACCGATTCAGCGATTCGTATTACCCACTTACCAACGGGGATTGTCGTGGAGTGTCAGGATGAGCGCTCCCAACATAAAAACAAAGCGAAAGCGATGGCCGTACTGGCAGCACGTATTGCCAAAGCGGAAGAAGAAAAGCGCGCCGCCGAAATTTCTGATACGCGCCGTGACTTGTTAGGGTCGGGGGATCGTAGTGATCGCATTCGTACCTATAACTACCCACAAGGTCGCGTGTCTGATCATCGTATTAACTTGACGGTATATCGCTTGAACGAAGTGATGGGCGGCGATTTACAAACCTTGATCGATCCTGTTATCCAAGAGCATCAGGCTGACCAATTAGCGGCCTTAGCTGAGCAGCAGTAATCTCATCATGCCAACTATTGATGAGCGGCTTAAACAAGCCACACAGCAACTCGCTGCCAGCGGCAGTGAATCACCGTCGCTCGATGCGGCGGTGTTGCTCTGTCATGCACTCAATAAACCCCGCTCGTATTTATTTACTTGGCCGGATAAAACGTTGAATGACGCTGAATCCGCGCAGTTTGAGTCATTCCTCGCCCTACGTCTTGAAGGCCGACCTGTTGCCCACATTACGGGAGAGCGCGAGTTTTGGTCTTTGCCTTTGCAAGTTTCTCCCACCACGTTGATTCCACGACCTGATACCGAACGCTTAGTCGAAGTGGCCTTGGCGTTATCTGATATTCCTGCAGGACAGGTGTTGGATTTGGGAACGGGAACAGGGGCAATCGCTCTGGCTTTGGCATCAGAGTGGCCACAGCGTTCTATTGTCGGGATTGATTTGCGGATTGAAGCCCAGCAATTAGCACAGCGTAATGCGGCTCGGCTTGGCTTCGACAATGTGACGGTGAAACAGGGCAGTTGGTTTACACCGCTTAAGGCTGGTACAAAGTTTGCTTTGATTGTTTCCAATCCCCCTTACATTGAAGAAAACGATCCGCATCTAGAGCAAGGGGATGTTCGATTTGAGCCGAGAAGTGCGTTAGTGGCTTCGCAAAACGGGTTGGCGGACATTACTTACATCAGCGACCATGCCAGAGAGTACTTACTGGACGGTGGGTGGCTGATTTTTGAGCATGGGTATGATCAAGGAACAGCGGTTCGTGAACAATTAGTCACATTGGGGTATCAAGATGTGCGCACGGAGCGAGATTATGGCGGCCAAGAACGTGTAACATTAGGCCGTTTTTTGAGTTAATAGGACAAAGTCATGTACGAATTTTTCAAGCAATTGCATTTATCGACCATCGCTATTAGTGTCACGTTGTTAACCGTGAGATACATTTTGATGATGATGGATTCTCCGAAACTGAATAATAAGTTTTTAAAGATTTTCCCTCATATCAACGATACTGTGTTGTTGGTTTCTGGCGTGGTATTAATTTATATCACTGGTTTTGTGCCGTTTACCGCAGCAGCACCGTGGATGGCAAGCAAGTTGATGTGTGTGGTTGCGTATATCGCGTTAGGCGTGTTTGCGTTGAAACTGGGGCGTAACAAATTACTCAGAACGTTTGGTTTTCTCGGGGCGCTGGGGTGGTTAGCCATGGCTGGGAATATTGCCGTAACGAAAGTTCCCATGTTTTTTCAATAAGCAATAGAGTAGCGAAGTAATGCTGTTAAATTTATCGGATGATGATTTTGATGAAATGCCTCTCGCGGAAGGGGCTTTGGTCCTAAACGAAGCCATTGATTCGGAAACGAGAGTGGCGTGGGCGAAAGAAGAGTTGGAACGTTTAGTCGCGGAGGCGAAGCAGGCCTTAACAACGCATACTCACGGTCCCGCTCGTCTCGAGGCTTTCTTGCAATTGTTTTATCAAGAATGGGGCTTTAAAGGCGATCAAGAGGCCTATTTTGATGCCAGTAATGCCTTCATTGATAAAGTGCTTGAGCGCCGTAAGGGGATCCCAGTTAGCTTAGGCGCTTTGCTATTGTATTTTGCTGATAAGCTCGATTTCCCGTTTGAGGCCGTTAACTTTCCGACTCAATTTTTAATTAAAGTGGTATGGCCTGAATCCACGGCCTATTATCTGAATCCGTTTTCTGGCGAAGAGGTGTCTCAGCATACCTTGCAAGCTTGGCTGGTGGGGCATAAAGGTCCATTGAGCCAGTTAAAACCTGAGCATCTGAAAACGACTGACCACGCCACGATCATTGGTCGCTGGTTAGCGTTAATCAAAAATGCGTTATTGCGTGAAGAGCGCTATACCTTAGCATTACGCTGTACAGATCTTGCACTGACCTTTGTTCCCGATGATCCTTATGAGATTCGTGATCGAGGCTTTATCTATCAGCAATTGGATTGCCATCACGTGGCGGCCTCTGATTATCAGTATTTTATCGACCAATGCCCGGATGATCCGGCGGCTGAATTATTAAAAACTCAAGTGAATGCATTAAGTCGCGATGATGTGACCGTGCACTAATCATAATAAGAGAGAACACAATGGAACAAAAGATCGTTCATGTTGGTGACATCCCGGTAGCTAACGATAAACCCTTCACGCTATTTGCGGGAATGAATGTTTTAGAGTCTCGCGATATGGCGATGCGCATTTGTGAGCATTACGTCAATGTGACGAATAAACTCAATATTCCTTATGTATTCAAAGCGTCGTTTGATAAAGCAAACCGCAGCTCTATCCACTCTTATCGTGGGCCAGGTTTAGACGAAGGATTGAAAATCTTTCAAGAAATCAAAGAGACGTTTGGGGTCAAAATCATTACCGATGTGCATAACGAAGCTCAAGCTCAACCCGTTTCTGAAGTGGTGGATGTTATCCAGCTTCCCGCATTTTTAGCTCGTCAAACAGACTTAGTTGAAGCGATGGCGAAAACTGGCGCGGTGATTAACGTGAAAAAACCTCAGTTTATGAGCCCGGGCCAAGTCGGAAATATCGTTGAGAAATTTGCTGAATGCGGCAATGAGAATATCATTTTGTGTGAACGTGGCTCATGCCATGGTTACGATAACCTAGTGGTGGATATTTTAGGGTTTGGCGTGATGAAAAAGGCGTCTCAAGGTAGTCCAATTATCTTTGATGTGACGCACTCACTACAAAACCGTGATCCTTCTGGGGCCGCTTCTGGTGGTCGCCGTGAACAAACGGTTGAGCTTGCTAAAGCCGGCTTGGCAACAGGCATTGCGGGCTTATTCATTGAAGCTCACCCAGATCCAGATAATGCGAAATGTGATGGTCCATCGGCTCTGCCACTCGATAAGCTAGAACCGTTTTTACAACAAATGAAAGCCTTGGATGATATGATCAAAGGCTTTGAGCATATCGATATTAAATAACACGCTAAACGTTACGTTTAGCGATAACATCATAACGCGCCTGAATTGTTAGGCGTGTTGTGATGTGATGTGTTCCACTCCCTCCGGTTAATTTTCTTCTTGCGATGTTGCTCATGACACCCTTCACGCCCGATGGATTCGAGCTATAATGCCGCTTGAATTGATATCGTAATGAGATAACGTGTTTGAACAAGGATAACAACCATGACGCCAGCCATTAATTTAGCCAAAAAAAAGAAAACGCCTCATACTATCCATCAGTACCAGCATGATCCAAATAGTGAAAGTTACGGCGAAGAAGCGGCTCGCGTGTTGGGTCAAGATCCTAGTACGGTGTTTAAAACGTTACTGTTTGCGTTAAACGGGGAAGAGAAGCAATTAGCCGTCGCGGTGATTCCGGTCAGTTTGCGCCTCAATCTCAAATTGGCTGCGAAAGCTGCGAAAGCCAAAAAAGCCGAAATGGCCAAGCCCGACATCGCCGAGAAAACGACAGGTTATGTCGTCGGTGGTATCAGCCCTCTAGGGCAGAAGAAAGCCTTACCCACCTTTATTCATCATAGTGCCGAATTACAGGATACGATATGTGTTAGCGCGGGTAAGCGAGGGTTAGAAATAGAATTGTCGCCACAAGATCTAGCGATGTTAACTCGCGGAACCTTCGTTGATTTGTGCGGGGAATAACCTCGTTTCTCAGTGTCGAACGCGCATAAAAAAAGGTCCATAAAGGACCTTTTTTTATGCATTTTAAAGGAAGAGGAGAGTTTACTCGTCGTCGAGCTGAGTACTATCTACGATATGATTTTCGCCAAGATCTTGTGGCAAAATAAGATTCAGTACAATCCCGACGATACCACATAAGCTAACACCCTGTAGGTTGAAGTTACCAATTCCAAATGCCATCCCACCAATGCCAAACACCAAGACAACCCCAACAATGACTAGATTACGGGATTTGTGTAAATCAACGTTATGCTTAATGAGTGAATTCAGACCTACGGTGGCAATGGAGCCAAATAATAAGATCATGATTCCACCCATGACAGGCACAGGAATGGTTTGTAAGAACGCGCCGAGCTTGCCAATTAACGCTAATGCAATCGCGGTAACGGCAGCCCAAGTCATGATCACCGGATTAAATGCTCGAGTTAATGTCACCGCTCCTGTGACTTCGCTGTATGTCGTGTTCGGCGGCGCTCCTAAAAAAGCCGCCAAAATTGTGGCGACACCGTCACCAGTAATGGTGCGATGCAAACCGGGTTTTTTTAAATAGTCTTTACCGGTGACGTTAGAAATCGCAATCATGTCGCCAACATGCTCGACCGCTGGAGCAATCGCCACGGGAATCATGAATAAAATGGCGTTGATATTGAATTCAGGCATGGTGAAGTTTGGCAGTGCGAACCAAGCCGCTTGGTGAATGGCGGAAAAGTCGACAACACCAAAAAATAAGGACAGCATGTAGCCAACGAAAATACCACCACAGATAGGAATTAAGCGGAAAAACCCTTTGACATAAACACTAATCGCAATGGTGGTGAGCAAAGAGGCTAGGGCTATCCACAGGGCATAGTCACCATTGACTAACTGGGCACTCCCATCGCCGGATTTTCCCATCGCCATATTCACGGCGGTAGGGGCAAGGCCAAGCCCAATCACCATGATGACCGGACCGACAACCACAGGAGGCAGTAATTTATGGATAAAGCCAACCCCACGAACTTTAATCGCGGCACCAAGCAACACATACACCATACCCGCTGCGACTAGGCCACCCATGGTCGCGGCAATACCGAAGGCTTGTGTGCCATACATAATGGGAGCAATAAAGGCAAAAGAAGAGGCGAGGAAAATAGGAACGGAGCGGCGAGTAATGAGTTGGAATAAGAGGGTACCAGCGCCGGCCCCAAACAGTGCAACGTTAGGATCTAATCCCGTTAACAACGGAACAAGAACCAGTGCACCAAATGCTACAAATAACATTTGTGCGCCAATAATGGCATTTTTCATCGTATTTTCCCTGATGCTATAAAAATTGGGGGAATTTTATCACTTTTGTAATCGATTACCATATGTATTCAATAGAAAATCGTCGACTTTTTGTCTGTAACGGAGAGAAAATGGTCTGAAAACTGGAATTTTGACGCTATCCTGAATCCCATCTCTTGCCCGGGGTTCGATACTTGCTTATCATCAAGCTTCATGAATAGGGAACGATAGAATGTTATGCGCTATTTAGCTTTATTGTTAATCGGGGTCATATCACTGCCAGCGGCAGCGGTGACTAAAGTGAACTTGTATCAAACACAGGTAACGGTTGATCCACAAAATGCACAATCGGATGATCAGATTAGAATCCAAGGTATGGAGCAAGTTTTAGTTCGTGCCACAGGTTCCACATCGGCATTGCAAAATAGTGTTGTAAAAAAAGCACTCAATAATAACGACCAGTACCTCACACAGATCAGTCGTACAGAGAACGACCAAGGTCAAGGGGTGGTGAAACTGGGATTCAATGGCGTCCATATTCGCGAGTTGCTCACTCAAGCTCAATTGCCCTTCTGGCCGGCACAACGCACCAATATTCTGGTTTGGTTAGTAAAAGATACCGATTATGACCGTCAGATTATCTGGGAAAGCAGCCGCTCCCCCTTGCTTAAAGAAATGCGTCAAGAAGCCAGAGTCCGCGGATTGCCGTTAACCTTGCCCGTTGGCGATTTTTCTGACGTGACAGGCTTATCCACCACGGATCTTTGGGGAGGCTTTAGCGATGCGATAGGTGAGGCGAGTGCGCGTTACCCGACCGATGCCATCATGGTGGTACAAGCGCAAGGAGATGAGCTGCATTGGACGCTGTATGATCAACCGGCACATGCGATGCAAGACGATTTTAAAGAACCGGTCACCGGCCAAGCGAGTGGTGATGATGCAATGAAGACCATGATTGACACGATCAGTGAATATTATGCTCAGCGTGGTGGCGTTATCGTTTCCGACCAATCCTCTCAGTCATTAAATGCGGACTTTACTCATGTGACGGATGCGCAAGATTTCTTTAATATAGAGAAAATGCTGACATCATTAAGTTCGGTTGCATCCGTGAATGTGCAGCATATTAAAGGTGATGACGTACAATATCGTATTCACCTACTCACCTCGGCGGATGTCTTCAAAGACGAAGTATTGAGAAACGATGCGGTACAAAGCTCTGACCGTCAGAATGATTGGATGAATGTGGAAAAAATGCCGCAATTTTCCCACTCCAACAGCCAAGTGGATTCCACCGGGCTGGCCCCATCTTCTGGTGACAGTGAGACATCCATGGCGATGGATTCTGGTGATTCACAGTCGCTGGATGGTCCATCACCGTCTGCGAATGATGGAACTTCTGCGGATTCACCGCAGCCACATAGACCGACTCTGCATTTTATTTGGAATCACGAAAACGGATAAACAGAGTTTAAGAGAAGAAAAGCGCAGCTATCGGCTGCGCTTTTTTGTTGCCCACTGTTTGGAGCAAAAGAGCTTTCGCTTAGTGCTGCCGCCTAGTACATCGGCGGTTAACTTGTGCTCAGACCTTTCATTTGAGTGGCCACCAAAGCTAGGCGTTTTCCTAGATGTTGCGTTAGAGTGATTTCATCGGGAGATAATGAGTCACTATGTCCGCTCACATGGCTCGCCCCATAAGGGGTTCCACCATGTTTGGTGGTGTGCAGCGCAGGTTGTGAATAAGGAATGCCCAAGATCATCATGCCATGATGGAGCAGTGGCAGCATCATGGTATTTTGGGTGGTTTCCTGGCCGCCATGAAGGCTGGACGATGAGGTAAACACACACGCAGGTTTGTCAATGAGATCGCCTCCGACCCATAGGGCTGTGGTTTGATCCCAAAAGTGCTTCATGGGCGCAGACATGTTACCAAACCACACCGGACTGCCCATGGCCAAACCATCACAATGTTTGAGTTCCTCAAGGCTGAGGATGGGATCGACGGGGTCATGTGGCGAGTCAGTAAACTCCGACACGGTACGTAATAACGCTTCACATCCCGCTACGGATTCCACCCCGCGCGCAATGTGGCGAGCAAGTGTGCGCGTACTGCCGTGTCGGCTGTGATAGAGCACGACAACTTGAGTACTCATAAAATCTCAAGCACGCTTTCGGGTGGACGGCCAATACGGGCATGTTCCCCATTGACAACGATCGGACGTTCGATCAATTTTGGCGTGTCTACCATCGCTTGAAACAGCGCATCATCGCTCAAGGATTGGTCATCAAGATTTTGGCTTTTATAAGCCTCTTCCTTGGTTCTCATCATTTTACGAACACTATCTAAACCGAGTTTGGCAAACAATGTTTTAAGCTCTTCGAGTGACGGCGGCGTTTCTAAGTATTTCACCACTTCAGGCTGGACATTATTGGCTTCTAGCAGTACTAAGGTCTCACGACTTTTTGAGCATCTTGGGTTATGATAAATCACGACTGACATAGTCTCTTCCTATCTCTTAGTTTTTCTGTAACGCTGTAAAACGATCACGTTGAACGAGCAGTTGGTCAATTCGGGCATCGTAACGCGCTTGTTCGAGGCTGCCCAGCTTAGCGAGTTGACTCGCTT of Vibrio zhugei contains these proteins:
- the prfA gene encoding peptide chain release factor 1, which gives rise to MKASILVKLETLVERYEEVQYLLGDPEVIGDQNKFRTLSKEYSQLEEVTKCFQAYQQAQQDLEAAQEMANEDDAEMREMAEEEAKDAEQLIAKLASDLEVLLLPKDPNDDRNCFLEIRAGAGGDEAGIFAGDLFRMYSRFAEKKGWKVEVMSASESEHGGYKEMIAKVAGEGVYGVLKFESGGHRVQRVPETESQGRVHTSACTVAVMPEIPEAEVPELRTGDLRIDTFRSSGAGGQHVNTTDSAIRITHLPTGIVVECQDERSQHKNKAKAMAVLAARIAKAEEEKRAAEISDTRRDLLGSGDRSDRIRTYNYPQGRVSDHRINLTVYRLNEVMGGDLQTLIDPVIQEHQADQLAALAEQQ
- a CDS encoding SirB2 family protein — encoded protein: MYEFFKQLHLSTIAISVTLLTVRYILMMMDSPKLNNKFLKIFPHINDTVLLVSGVVLIYITGFVPFTAAAPWMASKLMCVVAYIALGVFALKLGRNKLLRTFGFLGALGWLAMAGNIAVTKVPMFFQ
- the ispE gene encoding 4-(cytidine 5'-diphospho)-2-C-methyl-D-erythritol kinase gives rise to the protein MKTVTTQWPSPAKLNLFLYINGQREDGYHELQTLFQFLDYGDELAITVTSDSAITLSPDLPEVPVEENLIYRAAVALQTYTQCRSGAHIELTKVLPMGGGIGGGSSNAATTLVALNHLWNTGCSDDELAQLGLKLGADVPVFIRGFAAFAEGVGEQLMPVQPNESWYLVVRPNVSISTKEVFTHPDLPRHTPKRPLPELLAQPYENDCEKIVRLLYPEVDNKLSSLLQYAPSRLTGTGSCIFAEFPNAEQANTALAKLDTNSVSAFVAQGRNTSPLKEALVVYETTKTLSI
- a CDS encoding ribose-phosphate pyrophosphokinase gives rise to the protein MPDMKLFAGNATPELAQRIADRLYISLGDATVSRFSDGEVAVQINENVRGSDVFLIQSTCAPTNDNLMELVVMIDAMRRASAGRITAVIPYFGYARQDRRVRSARVPITAKVVADFLSNVGVDRVLTIDLHAEQIQGFFDVPVDNIFGTPVLLEDMQVRGLVDPVVVSPDLGGVVRARATAKAMGDIDIAIIDKRRPRANVSEVMNLIGDVEGRDCIIVDDMIDTGGTLCKAAEALKNRGAKRVFAYATHAIFSGDAAKNIKNSVLDQVIVTDSITLSKEMAATGKVCQLTLSTMLAEAIRRISNEESISAMFNA
- the prmC gene encoding peptide chain release factor N(5)-glutamine methyltransferase is translated as MMPTIDERLKQATQQLAASGSESPSLDAAVLLCHALNKPRSYLFTWPDKTLNDAESAQFESFLALRLEGRPVAHITGEREFWSLPLQVSPTTLIPRPDTERLVEVALALSDIPAGQVLDLGTGTGAIALALASEWPQRSIVGIDLRIEAQQLAQRNAARLGFDNVTVKQGSWFTPLKAGTKFALIVSNPPYIEENDPHLEQGDVRFEPRSALVASQNGLADITYISDHAREYLLDGGWLIFEHGYDQGTAVREQLVTLGYQDVRTERDYGGQERVTLGRFLS
- the hemA gene encoding glutamyl-tRNA reductase; protein product: MSLLSIGINHNTAPVELREKVAFGPEKLKDALTQLSDSAYVNGGVIVSTCNRTELYCDVKNASKNKLIDWLSSFHDVPPEEIKPSLYVHEEQAAIRHLMRVSCGLDSLVLGEPQILGQVKQAYADAREQNAVDPAIEKWFQKAFSVAKRVRTETDIGGNAVSVAYATCTLAKHIFDSLKDATVLLVGAGDTIELVATHLVSHQCKRIIVANRTRERGMALAESVNGEVIALNEIPDHLASADIVISSTASPLPIIGKGMVEAAVKARRHKPMLLIDIAVPRDVESQVGDIDDVYLYTVDDLQSIIDSNMAQRKVEAVQAESIVSEESAEFMGWMRSLQAVDSIRDYRTKANDTREELLAKSMQALASGADPEKLLIELSNKLTNKLIHAPTRALQAAAQHGEPEKLAVIRQSLGLDDPQ
- a CDS encoding SirB1 family protein, whose protein sequence is MLNLSDDDFDEMPLAEGALVLNEAIDSETRVAWAKEELERLVAEAKQALTTHTHGPARLEAFLQLFYQEWGFKGDQEAYFDASNAFIDKVLERRKGIPVSLGALLLYFADKLDFPFEAVNFPTQFLIKVVWPESTAYYLNPFSGEEVSQHTLQAWLVGHKGPLSQLKPEHLKTTDHATIIGRWLALIKNALLREERYTLALRCTDLALTFVPDDPYEIRDRGFIYQQLDCHHVAASDYQYFIDQCPDDPAAELLKTQVNALSRDDVTVH
- the lolB gene encoding lipoprotein insertase outer membrane protein LolB, translated to MRFVTQRITLLFSLVVLFLAGCSSVTHSPDYQVDWSEHQARLTQIDQYTLSGKMGYISPQQRQSMNFQWRKRGENTDLRLTNFLGQTVLHLTMTHDGATIHTYDDKTFRDKDAQALVARLTGLRLPIIPLQKWILGLPSDSDDHILNQNNTLSSLITTIDHKRWLVNYTDYSAYPYQGTPLYLPTRLSLSQGQIKLRIVISKWAVQ